One genomic window of Roseobacter ponti includes the following:
- a CDS encoding DUF1244 domain-containing protein has translation MPTQTETELQAAAFRRLQKHLMEDRTDVQNIDLMNLAGFCRNCLSRWYQEAAAEKGIEMDKTEARELFYGMTMEEWKEKYQTGATPGQQENFTKSFAENVGKE, from the coding sequence ACCGAACTTCAGGCAGCGGCCTTTCGCCGCCTGCAAAAGCACCTGATGGAAGACCGCACCGACGTGCAGAACATCGACCTGATGAACCTTGCCGGGTTCTGCCGGAACTGCCTGTCACGCTGGTATCAGGAAGCTGCCGCGGAAAAGGGCATTGAGATGGATAAAACAGAAGCGCGCGAGCTCTTTTACGGGATGACCATGGAGGAATGGAAAGAAAAATATCAGACCGGCGCCACGCCCGGGCAACAGGAAAACTTCACGAAATCTTTCGCCGAAAACGTCGGTAAAGAATGA